The following DNA comes from Caldicoprobacter guelmensis.
CAGGACGGGAAGCTGCCATTCGTTCGTTGCAGGCTGCTGGACTAGAGGTAAGCCTTATTAAGGATGTCACCCCTATACCTCACAATGGTTGCAGGCCACCCAAACGCAGAAGGGTATAAAAACAAATGTCTGGAGGTGTTAAGTAAATGGCTAGATATACAGGACCTGCATGCCGGCTTTGCAGGCGTGAGGGTATGAAGCTATATTTGAAGGGAAGCCGTTGCTATACCGATAAATGCGCTTTTGAAAGAAGGCCTTTTCCGCCGGGCCAACATGGTAGAAACAGAAAGAAGCTTTCGGAATACGGGATTCGGCTGCGTGAAAAGCAAAAGGTCAAGAGGATATACGGCATACTTGAAAGGCAGTTCGAAAGGTATTTTGAGATGGCTGAACGCATGAAAGGGGTAACCGGCGAAAACCTCCTACAGATACTGGAGAGAAGGCTGGATAATGTGGTCTACCGCATGGGCTTTGCAAGTTCCCGTGCACAGGCACGGCAGCTGGTTCGCCATGGGCATTTTACTGTAAACGGTAAGAGGGTAAATATTCCTTCCTATCTTGTAAATGTAGGAGACGTAATTGGTGTTGCCGAAAAGAGCGCTAATGAAATGGAGCATTTTAAGGCATTACGCCAACAAGGACCAGCTGGGAATATAGTTCCGTGGTTGTCTGTCGATTTTGATAAGCTAGAGGGAACGGTTACTGCATTGCCTACACGCCAGGATATTGATATACCTGTTCAGGAGCACCTGATCGTCGAGCTGTACTCCAAGTGATGATGCGTCACAGGTTAAAGAGCATTTTGCCCTCGGATAGGTGTAGTTCAACAATGCGATGAGGAGGGTTTATTTGAATGATTGAAATTGAGAAGCCGAGAATAGAGATTGTGGAAATGAGCGAAGACAATCGCTATGGCAAGTTCGTGGTGGAACCCCTGGAAAGAGGGTTTGGCATTACCTTGGGGAATTCCTTGAGAAGGGTATTGTTGTCTTCGTTGCCAGGGGCTGCTGTTACTTCTATCAAAGTAGACGGCGTGCTCCACGAGTTTTCCACAATACCGGGCGTGAAGGAGGACCTGGTTGAGATCATCCTCAATCTTAAAGAGTTGTGTATAAAGATGGAAACCAACGAGCCGAGGGTTTTGACCATAAATGCCCAGGGGCCTTGTGAAGTTAAGGCGGGCGATATAATCACCGATGCCGATGTGGAGATTGTAAACCCTGACCTGCACATAGCTACCTTGAATGAGGATGGAAAGCTCTATATGGAAATGAATGTTGAGAAGGGAAGGGGCTATGTGTCGGCAGAGAAGAATAAGAAGCCAGGGCAGCCCATTGGCATTATTCCCATTGACTCAATATTTACTCCTATCAGAAAAGTGAATTTTACGGTGGAGGACACCCGCGTAGGACAGGTTACTGACTACGACAAGCTGACGCTGGAGGTTTGGACAAATGGTACAATAAGGCCTGATGAAGCAACCAGTTTAGCTGCAAAGATACTAACCGAACATTTAGCTCTGTTTGTCAATTTAACTGACCATGTAAACAACGTTGAAATCATGGTAGAAAAAGAAGAGGACAAGGAAGAAAAAGTGCTTGAGATGACTATAGAAGAGCTTGACCTCTCTGTTCGCTCCTATAATTGCTTGAAGCGCGCTGGAATCAATACGGTGGGCGAGCTTATACAAAGGACGGAAGAGGACATGATGAAGGTCAGGAACCTGGGCAAAAAATCCCTTGAGGAAGTGCAACAAAAGCTAAAGGCTTTGGGCTTGAGCTTAAAAAAGAAGGAAGAATAACCACAACGTGCTATATTATGATATTACGCGTGAAAAGGAGGCGATAACATGGCCAAACAGAGAAAGCTGGGCAAGCCAAGCGATCAAAGGCGTGCACTGCTTCGCAATCAGGTTTCGGCTCTGCTGTGGCATGGAAGGATAGTTACCACAGAGGCAAGGGCAAAAGAAGTGCGTCGCATCGCTGAAAAGCTCATTCACCTTGCCGTTGAAGAATATGATAAGACGGTAAAGGTGCAGAAAGAGGTCAATAACGAAAAGGGTCAGACCGTTACTATAGAAGTTACCAATGATGCTCCTTCTAAGTTGAATGCTAGAAGAAAGATGATGGCTTTCCTTTATGATTTGCGTGAGCCGAAAAGCCGTGAGGAGACCAAGAAGGAGTACAAACAGCGTATAAGGCAAATAAGGCATCCTCTTATAGAAAAATTATTCAATGAATACGGGCCTAAATACAGAGCCAGAAATCAAGAGAAAAACTGTGCTGGCGGTTATACCAGGATTATAAAATTAGGTCCCAGAAGAGGGGATGGCGCAGAGCAGGTTCTTATAGAGTTGGTAGATTGATTTTGGCAGTGGATTAAGTGTATACACTTAATCCATAATTTTTATCGTTGAGCTCAAAACTTTAAGGGGAGAGATAATGGAACCTATCATTAAGTTACAGGATGTACAATTCGAGTATTTAAGCTTTGAGGGTGAGGAGATCGCGGCTCTAAATGGGGTGACACTTGATATCCAAAAGGGGGAATTTGTGGTAATTATCGGCCACAACGGCTCAGGAAAATCCACGCTGGCTAAACACATAAATGCGCTTTTACGCCCCACCAGCGGAGTGGTATGGATAAAGGGAATGGATACCCGAGATGAGGGTAAGCTGTGGGAGATACGGCAGACAGCGGGCATGGTCTTCCAAAATCCCGATAATCAGCTTGTTGCTACGGTTGTGGAGGAGGACGTGGCCTTTGGGCCAGAAAATCTGGGTCTTCCCCCGGAAGAGATACGGTTGAGAGTAACCCAGGCTCTCAAGGCTGTGGGCATGCAGGAGTATGCACAGGCGGCTCCCCATTATCTTTCTGGAGGCCAAAAACAAAGGGTTGCTATAGCCGGTATTCTTGCCATGAAGCCTGAAATAATAGTATTGGATGAGCCTACTGCCATGCTGGACCCTGTGGGGCGACGCGAAGTTATGGAGACAGTGAAGTATTTGAACAAGCATGAAGGAATTACGGTTGTTCATATAACGCATTATATGGAAGAAGCAGTAGATGCCGACAGGGTTATTGTAATGGAACAGGGCAGGATAGTATTGCAAGGAACGCCACGTGAGGTATTTTCCCAGATTGAGGTTTTAAAGGAGATAGGGCTTGATGTGCCACAGGTAACCGAGCTGGCTTACAGGCTCAGGGCTGAGGGGCTGGACGTTCCCCTGAACATCTTAAAAGTGGAAGAGATGGTTGATGCCATATGCCGATTATAGTCGAACATTTAACTCATGTATACATGCCGGGAAGCCC
Coding sequences within:
- the rpsD gene encoding 30S ribosomal protein S4 produces the protein MARYTGPACRLCRREGMKLYLKGSRCYTDKCAFERRPFPPGQHGRNRKKLSEYGIRLREKQKVKRIYGILERQFERYFEMAERMKGVTGENLLQILERRLDNVVYRMGFASSRAQARQLVRHGHFTVNGKRVNIPSYLVNVGDVIGVAEKSANEMEHFKALRQQGPAGNIVPWLSVDFDKLEGTVTALPTRQDIDIPVQEHLIVELYSK
- a CDS encoding DNA-directed RNA polymerase subunit alpha, which gives rise to MIEIEKPRIEIVEMSEDNRYGKFVVEPLERGFGITLGNSLRRVLLSSLPGAAVTSIKVDGVLHEFSTIPGVKEDLVEIILNLKELCIKMETNEPRVLTINAQGPCEVKAGDIITDADVEIVNPDLHIATLNEDGKLYMEMNVEKGRGYVSAEKNKKPGQPIGIIPIDSIFTPIRKVNFTVEDTRVGQVTDYDKLTLEVWTNGTIRPDEATSLAAKILTEHLALFVNLTDHVNNVEIMVEKEEDKEEKVLEMTIEELDLSVRSYNCLKRAGINTVGELIQRTEEDMMKVRNLGKKSLEEVQQKLKALGLSLKKKEE
- a CDS encoding bL17 family ribosomal protein, which codes for MAKQRKLGKPSDQRRALLRNQVSALLWHGRIVTTEARAKEVRRIAEKLIHLAVEEYDKTVKVQKEVNNEKGQTVTIEVTNDAPSKLNARRKMMAFLYDLREPKSREETKKEYKQRIRQIRHPLIEKLFNEYGPKYRARNQEKNCAGGYTRIIKLGPRRGDGAEQVLIELVD
- a CDS encoding energy-coupling factor transporter ATPase → MEPIIKLQDVQFEYLSFEGEEIAALNGVTLDIQKGEFVVIIGHNGSGKSTLAKHINALLRPTSGVVWIKGMDTRDEGKLWEIRQTAGMVFQNPDNQLVATVVEEDVAFGPENLGLPPEEIRLRVTQALKAVGMQEYAQAAPHYLSGGQKQRVAIAGILAMKPEIIVLDEPTAMLDPVGRREVMETVKYLNKHEGITVVHITHYMEEAVDADRVIVMEQGRIVLQGTPREVFSQIEVLKEIGLDVPQVTELAYRLRAEGLDVPLNILKVEEMVDAICRL